In a genomic window of Trichoderma atroviride chromosome 4, complete sequence:
- a CDS encoding uncharacterized protein (EggNog:ENOG41), which produces MNNIPAEVIASSVPFRFLVGPNRREFTIHSALLSYLSPVLDKLVNGSFSEAAEKCVTWDSVDEDTFIRFWQYAYTGKYTVDLSVTGLQSEPQAAQEAEKRTAQEAVEAATVAKEEKEIVQLVVKRDNTLRGLSSKDERRLIELQAKAARRAAREAERRAEIAEEEEELTELLRMQDRRPVLAAEDRERLVHLLERQSSRKREGQAASESEREAPPGELTIREAQWNAFKRQGASASSGTSSSTGPFQRAAARSNQAHEDYTSTFLSHARLYVFAECYGVTGLMELSLNELHAALVAFTLYEERVNDVVELVRYCYENLVPDALREMITLYSVCKIEKLWVSEEFQALVEAHGELSRSLIGHMVKAL; this is translated from the exons ATGAATAACATACCAGCAGAAGT TATTGCATCGTCAGTCCCGTTCCGATTCCTTGTTGGACCCAACCGGCGAGAATTCACCATACATTCTGCCCTCCTATCATACCTGTCTCCCGTGCTTGATAAGTTGGTAAACGGAAGTTTCTCCGAAGCTGCTGAAAAATGCGTCACTTGGGACTCTGTAGATGAGGACACCTTTATCAGATTCTGGCAGTACGCCTACACGGGGAAATATACCGTCGATCTCTCGGTAACTGGACTTCAATCAGAACCCCAAGCCGCTCAGGAAGCGGAGAAACGGACCGCCCAAGAAGCGGTCGAAGCTGCCACagtcgccaaagaagagaaggaaatcgTGCAGCTCGTTGTCAAGAGGGACAATACGTTGCGGGGCCTGTCAAGCAAGGATGAGAGGAGGCTGATTGAGCTTCAGGCCAAGGCCGCAAGGAGAGCCGCCCGCGAGGCCGAGAGGCGCGCTGAAATcgccgaagaggaggaggaactGACGGAATTACTCCGTATGCAGGACAGGAGACCTGTACTGGCAGCAGAAGATCGCGAGCGGCTGGTCCACCTTTTAGAGAGGCAATCATCTAGGAAAAGGGAGGGACAGGCCGCAAGCGAAAGCGAACGTGAGGCCCCGCCAGGAGAGCTGACAATCCGTGAGGCTCAGTGGAATGCATTCAAACGTCAGGGagcttctgcctcttccggcacatcttcttccacaggTCCCTTCCAAAGAGCAGCGGCCAGGAGCAACCAGGCGCATGAAGATTACACAAGCACGTTCCTCTCCCATGCACGACTCTACGTTTTTGCAGAATGCTACGGCGTCACCGGATTAATGGAGCTTTCGCTAAATGAATTACACGCCGCCTTGGTCGCGTTTACGCTATATGAAGAAAGGGTCAACGATGTAGTAGAGCTGGTGCGTTACTGCTATGAAAATTTGGTTCCCGACGCtttgagagagatgattACTCTATACTCGGTCTGCaagattgagaagctgtGGGTGAGCGAGGAGTTTCAAGCACTTGTGGAGGCTCATGGGGAGCTATCGAGGTCTTTGATTGGGCACATGGTGAAGGCGTTGTAG